The following proteins are encoded in a genomic region of Liolophura sinensis isolate JHLJ2023 chromosome 7, CUHK_Ljap_v2, whole genome shotgun sequence:
- the LOC135469924 gene encoding carbohydrate sulfotransferase 1-like, translated as MNANTTIHTQTTDRRDIAQDAISFKITADVTRKVREPVKVLVLAYFRTGSTLTGELIQQTEGTFYVFEPFHQMDYYYLKTGESPILINGTKWPSNLEGLHMPYQVHVLESLFNCQITSIDKRALIPFAGQSVMVSNYSKCGKSVLECAEELGSACLEAPIRMIKTIRTPMRVVSELLKKDPSVKVIHLLRDPRGHITSWMTYGYKPKKDILPQYVCNLIGDDLKTRYELEKQYPGTFLEVIYEDLAQHPMEMLHKIYGWLGVPVDPKVIDWLNKSTHSDKDGKVLDTYKKNSTAAAYSWVKKISLERLNLINKFCGDLISHGNFPTISSEAELAEFTVPDRTVL; from the exons ATGAATGCTAATACAACAATACATACAC AAACAACAGACCGTCGAGATATTGCACAAGATGCAATTTCCTTTAAAATTACAGCAGATGTAACGAGGAAAGTCCGGGAACCAGTGAAAGTTCTCGTTCTCGCCTATTTCCGCACAGGGTCAACTTTGACGGGCGAGCTCATTCAGCAGACAGAGGGAACGTTTTACGTCTTTGAGCCATTTCACCAGATGGATTATTACTATTTAAAGACAGGAGAGTCCCCTATCCTAATAAATGGCACTAAATG gCCAAGCAACCTTGAAGGGCTTCACATGCCATACCAAGTGCATGTATTAGAATCTTTATTCAATTGTCAAATCACAAGCATAGATAAACGGGCACTGATTCCGTTTGCAGGACAGTCAGTGATGGTATCAAACTATTCGAAATGTGGCAAGTCAGTGCTAGAATGTGCGGAAGAGTTAGGGAGTGCTTGTCTAGAAGCTCCAATCCGAATGATAAAGACTATCCGCACCCCTATGAGAGTTGTTTCAgaattgttaaaaaaagatCCTTCTGTGAAGGTCATCCATTTACTGCGAGACCCTCGTGGTCACATCACTTCTTGGATGACTTACGGTTATAAACCAAAAAAAGACATTCTTCCTCAGTATGTGTGTAACTTAATAGGAGACGATTTGAAGACAAGATACGAATTGGAGAAACAATATCCGGGAACTTTCCTTGAAGTGATCTATGAGGATCTGGCACAACACCCTATGGAGATGCTGCATAAGATATACGGCTGGTTGGGAGTGCCCGTTGACCCCAAGGTCATTGATTGGCTTAACAAGAGTACACACAGTGATAAAGACGGAAAAGTTTTGGACACATATAAGAAAAATTCCACGGCGGCAGCATATTCATGGGTAAAGAAGATTTCCTTGGAACGGTTAAACTTGATTAACAAGTTTTGCGGTGATCTTATCTCACATGGTAATTTCCCCACGATATCTTCAGAAGCAGAGTTGGCTGAGTTTACCGTGCCCGACAGAACCGTACTATAG